AGCTCGCAGTTGAAACGCATCTCGACGCCTGATTTCACCAGACGGTGTTGCAGACGACCGCTGATTTCCGGCGGCATCAGCGCGGAAAGCAGGCTGCCGCTACGGTCAATCAGCGTCACCGCTTTACCGGCGCGGTTCAGGTCCATCGCCAGCTCGGTGCCGATCAGGCCGCCACCGATGAGCAGTACACGTTTGGCGCTTTGCAGATTCTCTTCACAGCGGCGATATTCTTGCTGGCTGTTCAGGGTGTACATCAGCTCGCTGCCGCCGATCGGCGGTACCAGCGCCTCTGCTCCCGTGGCAAGCACCAGCTTGCCATAGGTGAAGTCGCCTGCCGTGGTTTCGATACGATGTGCGGCAGCATCGATACGCGTTACCCGTGTATGCGGGTGTAGCGTCACGTTATTTTTTTCCGCGTAGTCGGCGGCGGTGATGCGGGTCAAATCATCGGCCCGCTGTGCCAGAGAGAAGACGTGGCTCAGCTCTGGCTTGTGGTATTCGTCGCAGCTGTCGGCGGCGATCAGACGGATCGGCACCTCTTTGTTCTGCTGACGCAGGTTTTTAATCAACTGTCGGGCGGCAAAGCCGGAGCCGATAATGATGATATCTGATGACATAGTATTAGCCCTCGTAGGGGTCAAAGACGTCTTTACCCATGCCGCATTCCGGGCAGAGGAAATCTTCCGGTACGTCAGCCCAGGCGGTGCCCGGCGCTACATCCTGAGAGTCTTCACCGGTCGCCGGGTCGTAGACCCACAGGCAGACGCTGCAAATCATTTTCTGACCGGCATCTGCCGCAACGCTGTTGTCGGCGCTTTCCGGTGCGGCGTTAACGGCTACCTCCAGTGCGGCGGCCGGTGCAGCGGCAGCTTTCGGCTGTGCGGCTTGTGCTGGCAGCGGTGACAGCGCCCACTGGCGAGCAATGTTGCGGCCATGTTCGCGGCACTCTTCCAGCGCTTTACCATCCGGACGCCATTTGGTTTTCAGGCTGAGGGACATTTCAAAACCGGCGTCCTGCAAA
The sequence above is a segment of the Mixta intestinalis genome. Coding sequences within it:
- the norW gene encoding NADH:flavorubredoxin reductase NorW, which codes for MSSDIIIIGSGFAARQLIKNLRQQNKEVPIRLIAADSCDEYHKPELSHVFSLAQRADDLTRITAADYAEKNNVTLHPHTRVTRIDAAAHRIETTAGDFTYGKLVLATGAEALVPPIGGSELMYTLNSQQEYRRCEENLQSAKRVLLIGGGLIGTELAMDLNRAGKAVTLIDRSGSLLSALMPPEISGRLQHRLVKSGVEMRFNCELSSLARHHDTLVATLSNGQQITCDAVVCAIGLRPNVALAQQAGLETRRGIVVDDRLTTTDPDIFALGDCAEIQGKLMPYLQPAQLAAMTLAKNLTGNSASLSLPAMLVKIKTPDLPLHLAGNAGDADLNWEMQFSKAGIVAKGLDAAGQLKAFVVSEDHMKQALPLLKQLTR